The Epinephelus lanceolatus isolate andai-2023 chromosome 21, ASM4190304v1, whole genome shotgun sequence genome has a segment encoding these proteins:
- the prr12a gene encoding proline-rich protein 12: MDRNYPGTGFGDLGAGAGWSYERSAKASLVYGSSRSSHPESELLHRQAYATPHPLQGYATNHHPGSSGQGGAWGAAGRSLGLSGLFDTGLHHASPSAPDASVMNLISALESRGPQPPPSASSLLSQFRTPSWQTAMHTPAPPELFISGALPGSGSFPSSSALSAYQHPASFSSRSFPTASLSLQDTPTFSPTSNGLLSPHDPLLHIKAPSQSSLGFDRLLSSQGAAAAAYRGSQDPTSATSAQASSARHLQSHQFNLLSSQLQDQSSQLYNASVFSSAQPQPQSQSQSNSAQERAVPRQDSVIKHYQRPTPAQSQLSSSAAHSLQHYLSCGGAGYQQIATHHRHAGLSCSPLGDQSPSSDHKPTSRTEQYRPIIQPPYSSSSSSSSSSSAGKGTKSSSSSGYSSASSASSSRTPHTPPSASSTSSSSSSSSATSGAHPSNSIPTSSSSAAPSRQQPPPQPAPPPPAPQQQQPPATSTSAPQSLPKSCLSGYGSPVPPVKTPTSALTGQTPPQQQTQSYSPNQPPTSHLAQSYGGFSSPQAQDLSSGTGGKGYGSLGGRSQSYPTDIYGADSAYGSLPSSLGGAGSPSLGYGAPGHSPALLRSSGSSGSGASGGGSSSGTGSGNSGSGGGAGNGMTNERGGGGSGGGSYHIPDSSPSPSGNSGIIRPGLHSPVPTCPTQSPGGAGSNKYISSVLSPTFLASPQGFPDTRGPSSQPQSYHSTSSKTKADTSMLGVGSQRSQEEVDDDDEFLIQHLLQAQASPAPQAAHHHPQQQPQQTSQQTQPQPQSVPPTTDSGKGLSYDMGKSSEERYHPQSVIRTHSATSTGNAGSGGSISGLDNQLEMSLKKQQQQHQQQHHHQQQQQQQQQQRNERSVGSSRSSGGRGSTEQVHSHLHHHDNLGSVVHYGRGDPYSQHSLAPQHSSHSQHVSSHSQIPSHTQMELQKKPQERAEIPYPRKTPEVQQQHSQSQAAASLMDSPTDQSRQPPHLLQSVLSHTTRNKLEPHQQHHKMDSHQQHQQQHHKMDSHRQHQQHHKMDSHQPHQQHPKMDSHPQHQQHQKMDSHQHQQHHKIDSHSQHQQHHKMDSHPQQQQHSISQQQAVMESAGGALGSSKHQAQSQSQTTQLQLQLQSQALEVAAAHYNHGPPPHQHEQSQVKQSSVVSSLDMLERSLSQTSSTDVAVAEDRRGGAGSGGRNGGSSERHRQQQEQQQRQHPSHHHSQQHSASELHSFLSEPDIGLSTPPHMHHLSQHHPQQQQQQHPSSQHQQTHPHHPHPQQQPPHPHHIPPPSASAHSQPQPDPQQLTPQQSQMDQQRSEQHQFDTVSPVEKADQNQQSNRFVPLTSICFPDSLLQDEDRSFFPGMEDMFCAEDYKSSCAGGAGPGQEEMNESHTGQEGMDSMKAGQGGGGAAGGSGPSYDIMGHHGGDQGYEPYCHGLEEPSNNTMTLDLDSLKTHELPSTVNTEQLGLIQSQAPAMGMGSNTAGPNNSGAKLSSGPGGTSQGSGTGGLQSPIFCSSRPKKLLKSSSFHLLKERRDPNTLPKKSYAQEYEFEDDEDKADQPADIRLNSRRLPDLLPDLVSSCRKGGGGSGSLSPLMGDIDFYHSSGYTSMGSHSLLPQDGPKKRGRKPTRPKREGPPRPRGRPRIRPMPEPYTPRGMMGEMGGTTTGGAFSVEGRGRGRGRGSRGRGQRREDMYMEMSGKEQDQMHHHHLHQQQPQPLHHQPQQQIHEPIPPLKIKLPIGTLSSSDALLRTDSLSGTDPALSDGSVGSAPSLGLSPGPPCSTESNRSQDKNKQKSQMMSEGVDDEGLEERGDEKDSESKAGFVASFLDFLKTGKRPPGLDISPGMEPDNGETSPCKSGGLRPLSPAPPPPPPPPPFGDSEGNGGLALGSCPSPKRLEDELKRNLETLPSFSSDEEDSVGKNQDLQKSISSAISALYDTPQLSNIQPPLPPPPPQPQPQASQSPLTPTLQPPTLSPQPTMHTPHAMPQSNEPDVLQAEDGDMDENKEEENEEERSTGGEEESDMTEEREPQLETLGAPNLDEPLPEIPPEPETPEPPSVPPSPASSSSPSHSPLPPLSLPSPLPPPEEQQENSQPPSPVAPTSPSPSPPPPATLPQSAASSPPPPPLPPPATSPPPPPSVQKESPMPSPESPASPEEPPAPKITSLHLAQKQEDAAIAGESEEDESESGGEGIFRERDEFVVRVEDIRTLKLALQMGREPPPIWRVQKALLQKFSPEIKDGQRQFCATSNYLGYFGDAKRRYQRIYVKFLENVNKKDYVRVCSRRPWRRATPALRRQSLPRMASPPASQVPPRVEKEERVAPPVQREQRERTRTSTAATREQREKKEVPAALPKAKREEKEKEREPEKEKDKERERERRVQPQQEKVEKRAAAAERGRAKEEKKAVERKEKEKAERPPKSKPAKVKAEPPPKKRKKWLKEIPSSSDSDSSEEAASENEMPVKGGVNNRAMREMFRSYVEMLVSTALDPDMIQALEDTDDELYLPPMRKIDSILSEQKRRLLRRVSMSSQHQEVLHAYPQIIVDPLDSGVVRVRLSGDAYNRKTLNRVKKTLPKPQDLKLSGETYRIYSLYHSLHHYKYHTFLQCKKETNTIEQAAEDPGQEEVVQQCMANQSWLDTLFSSFIELLTLSTKA; the protein is encoded by the exons ATGGATAGAAATTACCCGGGAACAGGATTTGGAGATTTGGGCGCAGGAGCAGGATGGAGTTACGAGAGATCGGCAAAAGCAAG TCTTGTATATGGGAGTTCCAGATCATCCCACCCTGAGTCTGAGCTCCTTCACCGACAAGCCTACGCCACCCCACACCCTCTGCAGGGCTATGCCACCAATCACCACCCAGGGAGCTCTGGCCAAGGCGGGGCTTGGGGAGCAGCTGGACGGAGTTTGG GTCTGTCAGGGCTCTTTGACACTGGCCTCCACCATGCCAGTCCCTCCGCCCCAGATGCCTCCGTCATGAATCTGATCTCAGCCCTGGAGTCTCGGGGTCCCCagcctcctccctctgcctcctccctTCTCTCCCAGTTCCGCACACCGTCCTGGCAGACAG CGATGCACACGCCTGCTCCTCCTGAACTTTTCATCTCTGGAGCCCTTCCTGGCTCTGGCTCCTTCCCCTCCTCTTCAGCTCTCTCAGCCTATCAGCATCCAGCATCCTTCTCCAGCCGCTCCTTCCCCACAGCCTCCCTTTCCCTCCAGGATACGCCCACATTTAGTCCCACATCCAACGGCCTGCTCTCCCCACATGATCCCCTACTACACATCAAGGCCCCTTCCCAGTCCAGCCTGGGTTTTGATAGACTCCTGTCCTCGCAGGGTGCTGCGGCAGCCGCCTACAGGGGCAGTCAGGATCCCACGAGTGCCACATCAGCCCAGGCGTCCTCTGCCAGGCACCTGCAGTCGCACCAGTTCAACCTGCTGTCATCACAGCTCCAGGACCAGTCGTCCCAGCTGTACAACGCATCAGTGTTTTCCTCAGCCCAGCCCCAGCCTCAGTCCCAGTCCCAGTCCAATTCGGCTCAGGAACGGGCTGTTCCCCGGCAGGACAGCGTTATTAAGCACTACCAGCGGCCCACGCCAGCTCAGTCACAGCTCTCATCCTCTGCTGCCCACTCCCTTCAGCACTACCTCAGCTGTGGAGGGGCAGGGTACCAGCAGATTGCCACTCACCACAGGCATGCTGGCCTTTCCTGCAGCCCACTGGGCGACCAGAGCCCCTCATCTGACCACAAGCCCACCTCTCGCACTGAGCAGTATCGGCCAATCATCCAGCCCCCctattcctcctcatcctcctcctcgtcatctTCCTCAGCTGGGAAAGGTACCAAAAGCAGCTCCAGCAGTGGCTATTCTTCTGCCAGCTCAGCATCATCCTCAAGAACTCCCCACACACCCCCTTCTGCTTCCTCCACTTcgtcttcctcatcctcctcttctgccaCTTCTGGGGCTCATCCTTCCAACTCGATCCCCACCTCCAGCTCAAGCGCAGCCCCCTCCAGGCAGCAACCACCCCCTCAACCAGCTCCGCCTCCCCCAGccccacagcagcaacagcccCCTGCCACATCCACGTCAGCCCCCCAGTCTCTCCCCAAATCCTGCCTCTCAGGCTATGGCTCTCCTGTGCCCCCTGTGAAGACCCCCACCTCTGCTCTTACTGGTCAGACCCCACCCCAACAACAGACACAGTCATATTCCCCTAATCAGCCCCCTACCTCTCACCTGGCTCAGTCCTACGGAGGCTTCAGTTCACCACAAGCCCAAGACCTGAGCTCAGGTACAGGTGGGAAAGGCTATGGGAGTTTAGGAGGGCGAAGCCAGTCATACCCTACTGATATATATGGAGCGGACTCCGCTTACGGATCGCTTCCATCCTCTCTGGGTGGAGCTGGAAGCCCATCACTAGGCTACGGAGCCCCAGGTCACTCCCCTGCCCTTTTAAGGTCAAGTGGTTCATCAGGCAGTGGAGCATCTGGGGGAGGAAGCAGTAGCGGCACAGGAAGTGGAAACTCTGggtcaggaggaggagcaggaaatGGAATGACTAATgagagaggtggaggtggtaGTGGTGGAGGGTCTTATCATATTCCAGACTCTAGCCCGTCGCCATCAGGCAACTCAGGCATCATCCGTCCAGGGTTGCACTCCCCGGTGCCGACCTGCCCCACGCAATCTCCAGGAGGTGCGGGCTCgaataaatacatttcctcAGTTCTCTCTCCTACCTTCCTTGCCTCCCCTCAGGGCTTCCCCGACACCAGAGGCCCAAGCTCCCAACCTCAGTCCTATCATTCCACCTCCTCTAAAACAAAGGCGGACACTTCCATGCTAGGAGTGGGCTCTCAGAGATCCCAAGAGGAAGTAGACGATGATGATGAGTTCTTGATCCAGCACCTGCTGCAAGCCCAAGCAAGTCCCGCTCCCCAGGCTGCTCATCACCATCCTCAACAACAACCCCAACAGACATCCCAACAAACCCAGCCTCAGCCCCAGTCAGTGCCCCCAACCACTGATTCAGGCAAAGGGCTGAGCTATGACATGGGTAAGAGCTCTGAGGAGAGGTACCACCCCCAGAGTGTCATACGTACCCACAGTGCCACATCCACTGGTAATGCAGGGTCTGGAGGGTCCATCTCAGGGCTGGACAACCAGCTGGAGATGTCACTaaagaaacaacagcaacaacatcaacaacaacaccatcatcaacagcagcagcaacaacagcagcagcaaaggaaCGAGAGGTCTGTTGGAAGCAGCAGAAGCAGTGGAGGGAGAGGCAGCACTGAACAAGTGCACTCCCATCTCCATCACCATGACAACCTAGGCTCGGTAGTCCACTATGGGCGGGGTGACCCATATAGTCAACACTCCCTTGCTCCCCAACACTCCTCACACAGTCAGCACGTGTCCTCTCACTCACAGATTCCATCCCACACCCAAATGGAGCTCCAAAAGAAGCCACAGGAGCGCGCCGAAATCCCCTATCCCCGGAAAACACCGGAAGTTCAGCAGCAGCACTCCCAATCTCAAGCTGCTGCCTCCCTCATGGACTCTCCCACTGACCAATCCCGTCAGCCACCACACTTGCTCCAGTCCGTGCTGTCCCACACCACCCGCAACAAACTTGAGCCACACCAACAACACCACAAGATGGATTCCCaccaacaacatcaacaacagcaccacaaaATGGACTCTCATCGGCAACACCAACAACATCACAAAATGGACTCCCACCAACCACATCAGCAGCACCCAAAAATGGACTCCCACCCACAGCACCAACAGCACCAGAAAATGGACTCCCAtcagcatcagcagcaccaCAAAATTGATTCTCATTCGCAACACCAACAGCACCATAAAATGGACTCTCACccccaacagcagcagcactctATTAGCCAACAGCAAGCTGTGATGGAAAGTGCTGGCGGAGCACTCGGCTCAAGTAAACATCAGGCTCAGTCTCAGTCCCAAACCACCCAGCTCCAGCTTCAGCTCCAGTCCCAGGCTTTGGAGGTTGCAGCAGCTCACTACAACCACGGGCCCCCTCCACATCAGCACGAGCAGAGCCAGGTGAAACAAAGCTCAGTGGTGTCTTCCTTGGACATGCTGGAGCGCTCCCTGTCTCAGACCTCCAGCACGGACGTAGCCGTTGCAGAGGACAGACGCGGTGGAGCAGGCAGCGGGGGAAGGAACGGAGGCAGCAGTGAGCgtcacagacagcagcaggagcagcagcagagacagcacCCATCCCACCATCACTCACAGCAGCACTCAGCCTCTGAACTCCACTCCTTCCTCTCCGAGCCCGATATCGGCTTATCCACCCCGCCTCACATGCACCATCTTTCACAGCACCACccgcagcagcaacagcagcagcaccccAGCTCTCAACACCAACAAACCCACCCTCACCACCCTCACCCTCAGCAGCAGCCCCCACACCCTCATCACATACCCCCACCATCTGCCTCAGCCCACTCCCAGCCTCAGCCTGACCCGCAGCAGCTCACCCCTCAGCAGAGCCAGATGGACCAACAGCGCTCGGAGCAGCACCAGTTTGACACCGTCAGCCCGGTGGAGAAAGCAGACCAGAATCAACAAAGTAACCGCTTTGTACCCCTGACTTCCATCTGCTTCCCAGACTCCCTCCTTCAGGATGAGGACCGCTCCTTTTTTCCAGGAATGGAAGACATGTTTTGCGCAGAGGACTACAAGTCAAGCTGTGCTGGGGGGGCAGGACCAGGACAGGAGGAGATGAACGAAAGCCACACTGGGCAAGAGGGAATGGATTCCATGAAAGCTGGACagggtggaggtggagcagcGGGAGGTAGTGGACCTAGCTATGACATAATGGGTCACCATGGTGGAGATCAGGGTTATGAACCATACTGCCATGGCCTGGAAGAGCCCAGCAACAACACTATGACTCTGGATCTAGATTCACTTAAAACCCATGAGCTCCCTTCCACTGTGAACACTGAACAGCTGGGATTGATACAGTCCCAGGCTCCAGCTATGGGCATGGGCTCCAATACCGCTGGTCCCAACAACTCTGGAGCTAAACTGTCCTCTGGGCCTGGAGGAACGAGCCAAGGATCTGGCACCGGAGGCCTCCAGTCTCCTATTTTCTGCTCTTCTCGTCCCAAGAAGCTCCTCAAGTCCAGCTCTTTCCACCTGTTGAAGGAGCGCCGGGACCCCAACACACTGCCTAAGAAAAGCTACGCTCAAGAATATGAGTTTGAAGACGATGAGGATAAAGCCGACCAGCCGGCTGACATCCGGTTGAACAGCCGGAGGCTCCCGGACCTGTTGCCAGACCTGGTGTCCAGCTGCagaaagggaggaggaggaagtgggtccCTCAGCCCTTTAATGGGTGACATTGACTTCTACCACTCCTCCGGCTACACCTCTATGGGCTCACACTCTCTTTTGCCTCAAGACGGACCCAAGAAGAGGGGCCGAAAGCCCACCAGACCCAAAAGGGAGGGTCCCCCGAGGCCGAGAGGCAGGCCTCGCATCCGCCCAATGCCTGAGCCCTACACCCCGCGTGGGATGATGGGGGAGATGGGCGGAACAACAACAGGAGGGGCATTCAGCGTGGAGGGACGAGGCAGGGGTAGGGGCCGCGGGAGCCGAGGTAGAGGGCAGAGGAGGGAGGATATGTACATGGAAATGAGCGGGAAGGAGCAGGATCAGATGCACCACCATCACCTccatcagcagcagccacagccgCTTCATCACCAGCCCCAACAGCAGATACACGAGCCTATTCCTCCTCTCAAG atcaaGTTACCAATTGGTACGCTGTCCTCCTCGGATGCCTTGCTGAGGACAGACTCTCTGTCTGGCACGGACCCTGCTCTGTCGGACGGTTCAGTGGGCTCCGCTCCCTCCCTCGGTTTAAGTCCTGGACCCCCCTGCAGCACTGAGAGCAACAGGAGTCAAGACAAGAACAAGCAGAAAAGCCAGATGATGAGTGAAGGAGTAGATGACGAGGGGCTGGAGGAAAGG GGCGATGAAAAGGACTCTGAATCCAAGGCGGGCTTCGTCGCTTCATTCTTGGACTTCCTGAAGACAGGGAAGAGACCTCCAGGCTTGGACATCTCACCAGGAATGGAACCTGACAATGGTGAAACCTCACCTTGTAAATCAGGGGGTCTGCGCCCACTGTCTCCTGCACCTCCCCCTCCACCGCCGCCGCCTCCTTTTGGGGACAGTGAAGGGAACGGGGGTCTCGCTCTGGGCAGCTGCCCCAGCCCCAAGCGCTTGGAGGACGAGCTAAAGAGGAACCTGGAGACCTTGCCGTCGTTCTCATCTGACGAGGAGGACTCAGTGGGAAAGAACCAGGACCTCCAGAAAAGCATCTCCTCAGCCATCTCAGCTCTGTACGACACTCCTCAGCTAAGTAACATCCAGCCCCCGctacctcctccacctccccagcCTCAGCCTCAGGCAAGCCAGTCCCCACTTACTCCCACGCTGCAACCTCCCACACTCAGCCCACAGCCGACCATGCACACACCGCACGCAATGCCCCAGTCCAACGAACCTGACGTCCTCCAGGCAGAAGATGGAGACATGGATGAgaacaaggaggaggagaacgaggaggagaggagcacgggaggagaagaagagagtgatatgacagaggagagagagccaCAGCTGGAAACACTGGGTGCCCCCAATCTTGATG AACCCCTCCCTGAGATTCCTCCAGAGCCAGAAACTCCCGaacctccctctgtccctccatctcccgcctcatcctcctctccctcccactcccccctccctcccctctccctcccctcacCCCTGCCTCCACCGGAGGAACAGCAGGAGAATTCCCAGCCTCCGAGCCCTGTCGCTCCCACATCCCCCTCACCATCACCTCCCCCACCCGCCACTCTCCCTCAGTCTGCcgcttcttctcctcctcctcctcctcttcctcctcctgcgacttcccctcctccaccaccttccGTTCAGAAGGAGTCTCCCATGCCATCTCCAGAGTCCCCCGCCTCTCCCGAGGAGCCCCCGGCTCCTAAGATCACCTCCCTGCACCTCGCCCAGAAGCAAGAGGATGCTGCCATCGCTGGGGAGAGTGAGGAGGATGAGAGCGAGAGCGGAGGCGAGGGCATCTTCAGAGAAAGGGACGAGTTTGTGGTACGGGTGGAAGACATTCGAACTCTCAAG CTGGCCCTGCAGATGGGCCGTGAGCCTCCACCCATATGGAGGGTGCAGAAAGCTCTGCTGCAGAAGTTCAGCCCAGAGATCAAAGATGGACAGAGACAGTTCTGCGCCACAAGCAAC TATCTTGGTTACTTTGGAGATGCCAAGAGGCGATACCAGCGGATCTACGTCAAGTTTCTGGAGAATGTCAACAAGAAGGACTACGTCAGAGTCTGCTCTCGGAGACCGTGGCGCAGAGCCACACCTGCCCTCAG GCGCCAGTCCCTTCCCAGAATGGCTTCCCCTCCTGCCTCCCAGGTGCCACCCAGAGTCGAGAAAGAGGAGCGAGTGGCTCCGCCAGTCCAGCGCgaacagagggagagaacaaGAACCTCGACAGCAGCCACAAGAGAACAACGGGAGAAGAAGGAGGTTCCGGCTGCTCTGCCCAAAGCAAaaagggaggagaaagagaaagagagggagccTGAGAAGGAGAAggataaagaaagggagagggagaggcggGTACAGCCGCAGCAGGAAAAAGTGGAGAAACGTGCTGCGGCGGCAGAGCGAGGTAGAgcgaaggaggagaagaaagcggtggagaggaaggagaaggagaaggctGAGCGCCCACCGAAGTCCAAGCCGGCCAAAGTGAAGGCGGAGCCGCCGcccaagaagaggaagaagtggCTGAAGGAAATACCTTCGTCGTCTGACTCGGACTCATCAGAGGAGGCAGCTAGTGAGAATGAAA TGCCAGTGAAAGGAGGAGTGAACAACCGTGCCATGAGGGAGATGTTCAGGAGCTACGTGGAGATGCTGGTCAGCACAGCCCTGGATCCAGACATGATCCAAGCCCTGGAGGACACAGATG ATGAGCTGTACCTCCCACCGATGAGGAAGATTGACAGCATCCTCAGCGAACAGAAGCGGAGGTTGTTGAGGAGAGTCAGCATGAGCTCTCAGCACCAG GAGGTCCTGCATGCATACCCCCAGATCATTGTAGACCCCCTGGACTCAGGAGTGGTGAGGGTGCGGCTAAGCGGGGACGCTTACAACCGCAAGACCCTCAACAGAGTCAAAAAGACCCTGCCTAAACCACAg gaCCTTAAACTGTCAGGGGAGACGTATCGGATCTACAGTCTCTACCACTCCCTGCATCACTATAAATACCACACCTTCCTACAGTGCAAGAAAGAG ACCAACACCATTGAGCAGGCAGCTGAGGACCCGGGCCAAGAGGAAGTGGTGCAGCAGTGCATGGCCAACCAGAGCTGGCTGGACACCCTCTTCAGCTCCTTCATCGAGCTGCTCACGCTCAGCACCAAAGCCTGA